One region of Pseudomonas sp. B21-040 genomic DNA includes:
- a CDS encoding DUF1513 domain-containing protein, producing the protein MLRRQALTLGSLLLGAVTLGGWTLFKQKDKSPLLLSARDDTDGKHYAVGYRLDGTRVFATQVGQRCHDIINHPTQPIALFVARRPGTESYLIDLRDGTLLQTIVSQPNRHFYGHAVIHKSGDWLYATENDTSDPGRGLLGVYKFEGERLVHSGELSTHGLGPHQVSWMPDGETLVVANGGIRTEAESRVEMNLNAMEPSLVLMQRDGTLLSKETLAQQMNSVRHLGIASDGTIVAGQQFMGPSHESSELLAIKRPGQPFVAFPVPEHQLQAMGHYTASVAVHSDLRLVALTAPRGNRFFIWDLDSGEVRLDAPLPDCAGVGAVADGFVVTSGQGRCRYYDCRQTNLVAKPLELPAGLWDNHLHLI; encoded by the coding sequence ATGCTGCGACGTCAGGCTCTGACTTTAGGTAGTTTGCTGCTGGGAGCAGTGACACTGGGCGGCTGGACGCTGTTCAAGCAAAAGGACAAAAGCCCGTTGCTGCTGTCGGCGCGGGACGATACCGATGGCAAGCATTACGCCGTCGGTTATCGGCTGGACGGCACCCGGGTGTTCGCCACCCAGGTCGGCCAGCGTTGCCATGACATCATCAATCACCCGACGCAGCCGATCGCGCTGTTCGTCGCCCGTCGTCCGGGCACCGAAAGCTACCTGATCGACCTGCGCGACGGCACGTTACTGCAGACCATCGTTTCGCAGCCAAACCGGCACTTCTACGGCCATGCCGTGATTCACAAGAGCGGTGACTGGCTGTACGCCACCGAGAACGATACCTCCGATCCGGGTCGCGGCTTGCTGGGTGTGTATAAGTTCGAAGGTGAACGGCTGGTGCACAGCGGTGAACTCTCGACGCATGGCCTTGGCCCGCATCAGGTGTCGTGGATGCCTGATGGGGAAACCCTGGTCGTGGCCAACGGCGGCATTCGCACCGAGGCCGAAAGCCGGGTCGAGATGAACCTCAATGCCATGGAGCCGAGCCTGGTGCTGATGCAACGCGACGGCACCCTGTTGAGCAAGGAAACCCTGGCCCAACAGATGAACAGCGTGCGCCACCTGGGCATCGCCAGCGACGGCACGATCGTCGCCGGTCAGCAATTCATGGGGCCATCCCACGAGTCTTCGGAGTTGCTGGCGATCAAGCGTCCGGGCCAGCCGTTCGTAGCGTTCCCGGTGCCTGAGCATCAATTGCAGGCCATGGGGCATTACACCGCCAGCGTCGCGGTGCACAGCGATCTGCGCCTGGTGGCGTTGACCGCGCCACGGGGCAACCGCTTTTTCATTTGGGACCTGGACAGCGGCGAAGTGCGCCTGGACGCGCCACTTCCCGATTGCGCCGGGGTCGGTGCGGTGGCCGATGGGTTTGTCGTGACGTCCGGGCAGGGACGCTGCCGGTACTACGATTGCCGCCAGACAAACCTTGTTGCAAAACCCCTTGAGTTGCCTGCGGGGCTCTGGGACAACCACCTGCACCTCATCTGA
- a CDS encoding di-heme oxidoredictase family protein has translation MPPLPLRLSALLLALGLSACDDAPRFTKAEPGEARSGGSATVRKTDQNSFSLPSANLPPSRRVDFSVGNSFFRSPWVIAPSTTTARDGLGPLFNTNACQGCHIKDGRGHPPTPDAPNAVSMLVRLSIPNAPAYAHVIEQLGVVPEPVYGGQLQDMAVPGVAPEGKVRVDYTPVAVRFKDGTEIELRKPRLNITQLGYGPMHPDTRFSARVAPPMIGLGLLEAIPEETILANAEAQAKAKNGIAGRPNQVWDDVQQKTVLGRFGWKAGQPNLNQQNVHAFSGDMGLTTSLRPFDDCTDAQTACKQAPNGTGPDGEPEVSDNILRLVLFYTRNLAVPARRDVGAPDVLAGKNLFYQAGCQSCHTPTYTTAANAAEPELANQVIRPYSDLLLHDMGDGLADNRSEFQASGRDWRTPPLWGIGLTQAVSGHTQFLHDGRARNLLEAVLWHGGEATAAQQQVLSFNAEQRAALLAFLNSL, from the coding sequence ATGCCCCCGCTGCCTCTTCGCTTGTCCGCACTGTTGCTGGCCCTGGGCCTGAGTGCCTGCGATGACGCCCCGCGTTTTACCAAGGCCGAACCCGGTGAAGCCCGTTCCGGTGGCAGCGCGACCGTACGCAAGACCGATCAGAACTCGTTTTCCCTGCCGTCCGCCAATCTGCCGCCGTCACGGCGCGTGGACTTCAGCGTCGGCAACAGTTTCTTCCGCAGCCCCTGGGTGATCGCGCCGTCGACCACCACCGCCCGTGACGGCCTCGGCCCGTTGTTCAACACCAATGCCTGTCAGGGCTGCCACATCAAGGACGGTCGCGGCCATCCGCCGACGCCGGATGCGCCGAACGCCGTGTCGATGCTGGTGCGCCTGTCGATCCCCAATGCGCCGGCCTATGCTCACGTCATCGAGCAGCTTGGCGTGGTGCCGGAGCCGGTCTATGGCGGGCAGCTCCAGGACATGGCCGTGCCCGGTGTCGCGCCGGAAGGCAAAGTGCGCGTTGATTACACGCCCGTTGCGGTGCGTTTCAAGGACGGCACTGAAATTGAACTGCGTAAACCGCGGCTGAACATCACTCAATTGGGCTACGGCCCGATGCACCCTGACACCCGTTTCTCGGCACGTGTCGCACCGCCAATGATTGGCCTGGGCTTGCTTGAAGCGATCCCCGAGGAGACGATCCTGGCCAATGCCGAGGCGCAGGCGAAGGCCAAAAACGGCATCGCCGGACGTCCGAACCAGGTCTGGGATGACGTGCAACAGAAGACCGTTCTCGGGCGATTTGGCTGGAAAGCCGGGCAACCGAACCTCAATCAACAAAATGTTCACGCGTTTTCCGGCGATATGGGCCTCACGACGAGCCTCAGACCCTTCGATGACTGCACCGATGCGCAAACCGCCTGCAAACAGGCGCCCAATGGCACCGGCCCCGATGGCGAGCCGGAAGTCAGCGATAACATTTTGCGTCTGGTGCTGTTCTACACCCGCAACCTTGCCGTACCGGCCCGCCGCGATGTCGGTGCGCCCGACGTCCTGGCCGGCAAAAACCTGTTCTATCAGGCTGGATGCCAGTCCTGTCACACACCGACGTACACCACCGCCGCCAACGCCGCCGAACCTGAACTGGCCAATCAAGTGATTCGCCCATACAGCGATCTGCTGCTGCATGACATGGGCGACGGTCTGGCCGACAACCGCAGCGAATTCCAGGCCAGTGGCCGCGACTGGCGCACGCCGCCGTTGTGGGGCATCGGCCTGACACAGGCGGTCAGTGGCCATACCCAGTTTTTGCATGATGGCCGCGCACGCAATCTGCTCGAAGCCGTGCTCTGGCATGGCGGTGAAGCGACGGCCGCGCAGCAACAGGTTTTGTCTTTCAATGCCGAACAACGCGCTGCGTTGCTGGCATTTTTGAACTCACTTTAA
- a CDS encoding efflux RND transporter periplasmic adaptor subunit: MLRRRMLIMLGVVLLIVLVLAAYKAFSIYTMIQGFSAPKPPVNVAVATAIERPWQARLPTVGTLKALQGVDLSLETDGTVTDVQFQSGQKVKAGQPIVQLDSAVETALLETAQADLGLAMVDYSRGSQLVGSQAISKGEFDRLSAVLKKSKATVNQLRAALGKKSIHAPFSGTIGIRQVDVGDYVATGTMIATLQDLSSLYADFFVPEQSVPKIAVGQPVQIIVAAYPAQQFPGTISAINPKVENSTRNVQVRATLANPDGKLMPGMFANLDVLLPNPQPRIVVPESAITYTLYGNSVYVAAQKKAEDGSVEKDDKGEPILVAERRFVETGERREGLVIVTKGVQNGEKVVTAGQIKLDNGAHIAISDDKTLAEKNSPPRAD; encoded by the coding sequence ATGCTGCGTCGCCGCATGCTGATCATGTTGGGTGTTGTGCTGCTGATTGTACTGGTCCTGGCCGCTTACAAAGCCTTCTCCATCTACACGATGATTCAAGGCTTCTCCGCGCCAAAGCCGCCGGTCAACGTCGCCGTGGCCACGGCAATCGAGCGGCCGTGGCAAGCGCGCCTGCCGACCGTCGGCACTCTCAAGGCGCTGCAAGGGGTGGACCTGAGCCTGGAGACTGACGGCACGGTCACGGACGTACAGTTCCAGTCCGGACAGAAGGTCAAGGCCGGCCAGCCCATCGTCCAGCTCGACAGCGCCGTGGAAACCGCCCTGCTGGAAACGGCTCAGGCCGATCTCGGGTTGGCCATGGTCGATTACTCCCGTGGCAGTCAACTGGTCGGCAGCCAGGCCATTTCCAAAGGCGAGTTCGATCGCCTCTCGGCCGTGCTGAAAAAGAGCAAGGCTACGGTCAATCAGCTCAGGGCCGCACTCGGCAAAAAAAGCATTCATGCGCCGTTCAGCGGGACCATCGGCATTCGCCAGGTGGACGTCGGCGACTATGTCGCCACCGGCACCATGATTGCCACCCTGCAAGATCTCAGCAGTCTCTACGCCGACTTTTTCGTGCCTGAGCAGTCCGTGCCGAAAATCGCGGTCGGCCAGCCGGTGCAAATCATTGTCGCGGCGTATCCGGCGCAGCAGTTTCCCGGGACGATCAGTGCGATCAACCCGAAAGTCGAGAACAGCACGCGTAACGTGCAAGTGCGCGCCACCCTGGCCAATCCCGACGGCAAATTGATGCCAGGCATGTTCGCCAACCTGGACGTGTTGCTGCCCAACCCGCAGCCACGCATCGTCGTACCGGAAAGCGCGATCACCTACACCCTCTACGGCAATTCGGTGTACGTGGCCGCGCAGAAAAAAGCTGAAGATGGCAGCGTCGAGAAGGACGACAAGGGCGAGCCGATCCTGGTCGCCGAACGGCGTTTCGTTGAAACCGGTGAACGCCGCGAGGGGCTGGTGATCGTTACCAAAGGAGTGCAGAACGGCGAAAAAGTGGTCACGGCCGGCCAGATCAAACTGGACAACGGTGCGCACATCGCGATCAGCGACGACAAGACCCTAGCCGAGAAGAACAGTCCGCCGCGCGCGGACTGA
- a CDS encoding imelysin family protein: protein MFRPKLLFTSLAALALGACSPQDPQAVTSAAIAKSVILPTYTRWVEADRQLAVSALAYCEGKENLDTARADFLHAQKAWAELQPLLIGPLAEGNRSWQVQFWPDKKNLVGRQVEQLVSAQPQIDAAALAKSSVVVQGLSAYEYILFDSKPDVANDAQKAKYCPLLKAIGERQKQLAEEILQSWNSTDGMLAQLSKFPNQRYADSHEAIADLLRVQVTAIDTLKKKLGTPMGRQSKGVPQPFQADAWRSQSSLTGIETSLAAAKTVWEGVDNKGLRGLLPAEQKPLADKIDAAYAAALKLFASNQRSLTEMLKDDAGRQQLNDLYDSLNVVHRLHEGDLAKALGIQLGFNANDGD, encoded by the coding sequence ATGTTCCGCCCCAAACTGTTGTTCACCAGCCTTGCAGCACTCGCACTGGGCGCCTGTTCACCGCAGGACCCGCAAGCCGTGACATCGGCCGCCATCGCCAAGTCGGTGATCCTGCCGACTTACACCCGCTGGGTTGAAGCCGACCGCCAACTGGCTGTCAGCGCCCTCGCCTACTGCGAAGGCAAGGAAAACCTCGACACCGCCCGCGCTGATTTCCTGCACGCACAGAAAGCCTGGGCCGAGCTGCAACCGCTGCTGATCGGTCCGTTGGCCGAGGGTAACCGTTCGTGGCAGGTGCAGTTCTGGCCAGACAAGAAGAACCTGGTCGGCCGTCAGGTCGAACAACTGGTCAGCGCCCAGCCGCAGATCGATGCAGCGGCCCTGGCCAAGTCCAGCGTGGTGGTTCAGGGGCTCTCGGCCTATGAATACATTCTGTTCGACAGCAAGCCAGACGTGGCCAACGACGCGCAAAAAGCCAAGTACTGCCCACTGCTGAAAGCGATTGGCGAGCGTCAGAAACAGCTGGCCGAAGAGATTCTGCAAAGCTGGAACAGCACCGACGGCATGCTCGCACAATTGAGCAAGTTCCCGAACCAGCGCTACGCCGACTCCCACGAAGCCATCGCCGATTTGCTGCGTGTACAAGTCACCGCCATCGACACCTTGAAGAAAAAACTCGGCACGCCGATGGGCCGTCAGAGCAAGGGCGTGCCGCAGCCGTTCCAGGCTGATGCATGGCGCAGCCAGTCGTCCCTGACCGGTATCGAAACCAGCCTCGCCGCGGCCAAAACCGTGTGGGAAGGCGTCGACAACAAAGGCCTGCGCGGCCTGTTGCCGGCTGAGCAAAAGCCATTGGCCGACAAAATTGATGCTGCCTACGCCGCCGCACTGAAACTGTTCGCCAGCAATCAACGCTCGCTGACCGAAATGCTCAAAGACGACGCCGGTCGCCAGCAGCTCAACGATCTCTACGACAGCCTCAACGTTGTCCATCGCCTGCACGAAGGCGACCTGGCCAAGGCGTTGGGCATTCAACTGGGCTTCAACGCCAACGACGGTGACTGA
- a CDS encoding IS1182 family transposase has translation MAYIQGESRSQTSLFPVSLEELIPEDHLVRVIDLYVAKLDLVQLGFDKALPKSTGRPSYDPADQLKLYLYGYFQRIRSSRRLEAECQRNIEVMWLINRLKPDFKTIADFRKNNKSAFVATCGAFVRFCRMAGLIAGDLVAIDGSKFQAVASSRRHMNLKQLKRQEEKLDKRIAQYLAELDEADRLDAGEVIDRGAIKTALVQLKVRQQDNQSCQALMNSMGLEQFNTHESDARMMRTPKGPRVSYNVQSAVDAKHCLILHHEVTQDGDDRKQLEPMAKAAKEQLEQDALTVTADAGYSNGQQFQACEEAAITVYVPPNRSVNPGGEDFFERKDFIYEAEHDRYQCPAGKWLTLKQRHKGDRIYQADVSDCAACPLKSQCTGAQRRYVSRHAHEEAFERMEQRMLAHPQMMANRRSIVEHPFGNLKQWLFGNARFLLRQLEGARAEMALAVSAYNLKRAISVLGARQLMALMG, from the coding sequence ATGGCTTACATCCAAGGTGAGTCCCGTAGCCAGACCAGTCTGTTCCCGGTCTCGCTGGAAGAACTGATCCCCGAGGATCATCTCGTTCGGGTTATTGACCTGTACGTCGCCAAGCTGGATCTGGTGCAACTGGGCTTTGATAAAGCGCTGCCCAAAAGCACAGGTCGTCCTTCTTATGATCCTGCCGATCAGCTCAAGCTCTACCTCTATGGCTATTTTCAGCGGATTCGCTCATCGCGGCGTCTCGAAGCCGAGTGCCAGCGCAACATCGAAGTGATGTGGCTGATCAACCGGCTTAAGCCCGACTTCAAGACCATCGCCGACTTTCGCAAAAACAACAAATCCGCCTTTGTGGCGACGTGCGGTGCCTTCGTCCGGTTTTGCCGCATGGCCGGTCTGATCGCAGGAGACTTGGTGGCCATCGACGGCAGCAAGTTTCAGGCAGTCGCTTCCTCGCGGCGCCATATGAACCTCAAGCAACTCAAGCGTCAGGAAGAAAAACTGGATAAGCGCATCGCTCAGTATCTGGCCGAACTGGATGAGGCTGACAGGCTCGATGCGGGAGAGGTGATTGATCGCGGCGCGATCAAAACAGCACTGGTGCAGCTTAAAGTTCGCCAGCAGGACAATCAGAGCTGCCAAGCGCTGATGAACTCGATGGGCCTGGAGCAGTTCAACACCCACGAAAGCGATGCCCGAATGATGCGCACGCCCAAGGGGCCGCGTGTGTCCTATAACGTGCAGAGCGCCGTGGATGCCAAGCATTGCCTGATTCTGCATCATGAGGTTACCCAGGATGGCGACGACCGCAAGCAACTCGAACCAATGGCTAAAGCCGCCAAAGAACAGCTGGAACAAGATGCCCTGACCGTGACTGCCGATGCCGGCTACTCCAACGGCCAGCAGTTTCAGGCCTGCGAGGAGGCTGCGATTACCGTTTATGTGCCGCCCAACCGCTCGGTCAATCCTGGTGGTGAGGACTTTTTTGAGCGCAAAGACTTTATCTACGAAGCCGAACACGATCGTTATCAGTGCCCGGCAGGCAAGTGGTTAACGCTCAAACAGCGCCACAAGGGCGATCGGATCTATCAGGCAGATGTCAGCGACTGCGCCGCCTGCCCGCTCAAATCCCAATGCACTGGCGCTCAGCGCCGCTACGTCTCACGCCACGCCCATGAAGAAGCCTTTGAGCGAATGGAGCAACGAATGCTGGCCCATCCGCAGATGATGGCCAACCGAAGATCCATTGTTGAGCACCCCTTCGGCAACCTGAAGCAATGGCTGTTTGGCAATGCTCGCTTCCTGTTGCGTCAACTGGAGGGCGCGAGAGCGGAAATGGCCTTGGCAGTGAGTGCCTACAACCTAAAACGCGCAATTAGTGTGCTCGGGGCCCGCCAATTGATGGCGTTAATGGGCTGA